From a single Penaeus vannamei isolate JL-2024 chromosome 25, ASM4276789v1, whole genome shotgun sequence genomic region:
- the LOC138866343 gene encoding uncharacterized protein, producing MAFKVLLVAAAVLCLSRAAPQGYEALGVLQPETPRDLGAYENIVGATIDVLPEIVEVFRKVSQNRDRANDPESVQQIMLDFMPITRKVMEATEKAEGNKFSQDTYHRFNAAEKVMPHVVTFMNQLREMDFFGVSTTPTSPDYGYVLH from the exons ATGGCGTTTAAG GTTCTTTTGGTGGCAGCCGCCGTGCTCTGCCTTTCAAGGGCGGCCCCGCAAGGATACGAAGCCCTGGGCGTCCTGCAGCCCGAGACACCTCGTGACCTGGGCGCCTACGAGAACATCGTCGGCGCCACCATCGACGTGCTGCCGGAAATCGTCGAGGTCTTCCGCAAGGTCTCCCAGAACCGCGACAGGGCCAACGACCCCGAGAGCGTCCAGCAGATCATGCTGGACTTCATGCCCATCACCAGGAAGGTCATGGAGGCCACGGAGAAGGCGGAGGGCAACAAGTTCTCGCAGGACACGTACCACCGCTTCAACGCCGCCGAGAAAGTCATGCCTCACGTGGTCACCTTCATGAACCAGCTGCGGGAGATGGACTTCTTCGGAGTGTCCACGACCCCAACTTCGCCTGATTATGGGTATGTCCTTCATTGA